A window of the Synchiropus splendidus isolate RoL2022-P1 chromosome 6, RoL_Sspl_1.0, whole genome shotgun sequence genome harbors these coding sequences:
- the fam83d gene encoding protein FAM83D: MRIHDAPRQKAILKSEPSRLVGRTLPVTWRGESRAMALSQCLDESPFSSKPGEDAYNERHRLALEELLSGGVEKFLRFLQTEKVPNFLSDDEIQLIRSSALSPPRCASFHGDEQEMGGSVDCSSVTYFPEVSDVEPPMLENGWPAFTTGSYRGVTRAVAHFQPSYGESVYSCKEAARRMIKNAKEVIAIVTDSLTDLDVFKDLQEACSVRKVPVYILLDQLASGAFLKMCKTVGVCLDDLRQMRVRTITGSTYYMRSGARITGEVHERFMLIDGIRVATGSYRFNWTDGKLNSSNLIELSGQIAEKFDEQFRILYAHSLPLNTGGSVRNIGEQLHRSTSTPCRVRGRPADQVCLTSTPTGKQRLLSRPFGDLLTSSEKGQRASVESNQSTIGDDWCEEKRVREEILAGSAHLGLPQVQEPESNLPISEPCHMSTQASLSVADSHTQTDLQLPHATQSVACDAHESSLTESIQNLSKERHQHYANIRSKVEHMMSSVSRRRGLADITNMTQGSGALRADKDCGQEPNPRLVTENMGAGTWPGARCVD; this comes from the exons ATGCGGATCCACGACGCGCCGCGGCAGAAGGCGATTTTAAAATCGGAACCTTCCCGTTTGGTGGGGCGAACGTTACCTGTCACCTGGAGAGGAGAGTCGCGAGCGATGGCGCTGTCCCAGTGTCTGGACGAGTCCCCCTTCAGTTCCAAACCAGGCGAGGACGCGTACAACGAGAGACACCGGCTGgcgctggaggagctgctgtccGGGGGAGTGGAGAAGTTCCTCCGCTTCCTCCAGACGGAGAAAGTCCCAAACTTTCTGTCAGACGATGAGATTCAACTCATCCGGAGCTCGGCTCTGTCCCCGCCACGGTGCGCGTCTTTCCATGGCGACGAGCAGGAGATGGGCGGCTCCGTGGACTGCTCTTCCGTCACTTACTTTCCCGAGGTGTCCGACGTGGAGCCCCCGATGCTGGAGAACGGCTGGCCGGCCTTCACCACCGGGTCGTACAGGGGAGTGACGAGGGCCGTGGCGCACTTCCAGCCCAGCTACGGAGAGAGCGTCTACAGCTGCAAAGAGGCTGCCCGCCGAATGATCAAAAATGCCAAGGAG GTGATTGCCATAGTTACAGACTCCCTGACAGACCTGGATGTCTTCAAAGATCTTCAGGAGGCGTGCTCTGTCCGAAAAGTCCCTGTTTACATCCTGCTGGACCAACTGGCTTCTGGAGCGTTTCTCAAGATGTGCAAAACCGTTGGCGTTTGCCTGGATGACCTTCGG CAAATGAGAGTGCGGACCATCACGGGTTCAACTTATTACATGAGATCAGGAGCCCGGATCACGGGGGAAGTTCATGAGAGGTTCATGCTGATCGACGGGATCCGAGTGGCCACAGGTTCTTACAG GTTCAACTGGACCGATGGCAAACTGAACAGCAGCAATCTCATCGAACTTTCCGGTCAAATTGCTGAGAAGTTTGACGAGCAGTTTCGCATCCTCTATGCTCACTCTTTGCCGTTGAACACTGGAGGAAGTGTTCGAAACATCGGCGAGCAGCTTCATCGGAGCACTTCCACGCCCTGCCGGGTCAGAGGGAGGCCAGCAGACCAAGTGTGTCTGACCAGCACACCCACCGGTAAACAAAGGTTGCTGTCCCGGCCCTTCGGTGACCTCTTGACCTCCTCAGAGAAAGGTCAGAGAGCCAGTGTTGAATCGAACCAGTCAACCATAGGGGATGACTGGTGTGAAGAGAAGCGTGTGCGGGAGGAGATCCTGGCAGGAAGTGCCCATCTAGGTCTCCCCCAAGTCCAAGAGCCAGAATCAAATCTCCCCATCTCCGAGCCCTGCCACATGAGCACCCAGGCCAGCCTGTCAGTGGCAGACAGCCACACACAGACCGATCTGCAGCTCCCACACGCCACCCAGTCTGTCGCCTGTGACGCACATGAGAGCTCCCTGACGGAATCCATCCAGAACCTGTCCAAAGAGCGGCACCAGCACTACGCAAACATCCGCTCCAAGGTGGAACACATGATGAGCTCCGTGTCCCGCCGGCGAGGGCTTGCAGACATCACCAACATGACTCAGGGGTCTGGTGCTCTCAGGGCAGACAAAGACTGTGGACAGGAGCCAAACCCTCGACTGGTCACTGAGAATATGGGTGCGGGCACGTGGCCAGGAGCCAGATGTGTGGACTAG